TAAGCCCGTCGTGGAGGCTCTGATGGCTCACGATACTTGGCACGCAACCTCTGCTCACCAGCAGGAACGTTCTAGGGATGTTGAGCTTCCTATTTATCGTGATGGTAAGCCAGGCGAGCACGGTGTTCCTCGGCAAGACGTTCCGTTGTCATTTGCTCAAGAACATCGTCGATACGGATGGCGCACTGTTGTTTATGCAGGATCGAAGAGCATTGTGAACGAAAAGGGCACGGCTAATGATCCATTCTTTGAGGCGGTGATTTCGTAACATGGCCACTTTTACCAAAGTGCTGATTAACCCAGCACGCAGACAGGGGCGTAAGTACCTAACCAACCCCCATATGCTGCATGCCGCGGTTATGCATGGGTTCCCACCGGACTGCGATACCAGCACCGAACGAATCCTGTGGCGTCTTGATGAGCGCGGTCACGAGCATATTTTGTATGTGGTGGGTCCAGAAAAACCTACTATCGACCACATCGTGGAAGAAGCCGGCTGGGATGTTCGACCGCCACAATCCGCTGATTACGATCGGATGCTTTCTCAGCTCACCAAGGGGCAGAAATGGAATTTCGAGTTGGTAGCCAATCCAACTCATACCATTCCTGTTCAGGGCGGAAAGCGTGGAAAAGTAGTTGCACATAGTACAGCTGCTACGCAGTTGGAATGGCTGCATCGTAAAGCCGAATCAATGGGAGTCAGTTTTGGAACCCTTGAGAACAGCAGCGCTCAAGTGGTTGGCAAAAAGACCCTAGATTTTCATCGCTCTCGTCCCAATGGTGAAAAGGGAAATCGCGTCCATCTGGTTACTGCTCGTTTCTCTGGCCAGTTGGAGGTAGTTGACTCAGATAAATTGCGTGCAACACTTATTGGTGGTGTGGGTCGTGCTAAAGGCTACGGCTGTGGTTTATTAACGCTCGCGAGAGGCTAATAAACCATGTCTGCCACCCCTAGCCAGAGCCCATTAGATCGCTTGCTACTTCCGCGAATGGAAAGTCGATTGTCCTTCCTTTATGTGGAAAGAGCTGTGATCAATCGTGATGGAAATGCGCTGACGATTAAAGATCAGCGCGGAATCGCTCATGTCCCAGCAACTCAACTAGCAGTTGTTTTGCTGGGGCCAGGCACCAAAGTGACGTATGCGGCGATGGCATTACTTGGCGACGCCGGCGCTTCCGTTGTGTGGGTAGGGGAGAAGGGGGTGCGCTATTATGCACATGGTCGACCACCTGCCAAAACATCTCGTTTTGCAGAAGCTCACGCTCGACTATGGAGTAATCAGCGCACTCGCCTTCGATGTGCACGACGCATGTATGACATGCGCTTCCCAGGAGAGGAAATCTCGCAGCTATCTCTGGCGCAACTTCGCGGCAGAGAAGGTGCCAGAATGAAGAAAATCTATGCCGCAGAAGCGCAACGCACAGGTGTGGTGTGGACACGTAGAAACTATGATCCTCAAGATTTTGAATCAGGTGACCCCATTAATCGTGCGCTTACCGAAGGATCGGCTGCTTTATATGGCATTGCCCACGCGGTGATCGTAGCTCTTGGTTTTATCCCTTCTCTCGGGATCGTACACACAGGAACTGACCGTGCTTTTGTCTATGACATTGCAGATCTCTATAAGGCAGAAATCTCCATTCCTGCAGCTTTTGAAGCAGTCGCGGCTATTCCTTCGGGCGACGATCTTAATGTGCGCGCACGAATTCGTGACAAGGTTGTGAGCACCCGATTGATGCAGCGGATGGTTCATGATCTTCAAGATCTCATGGAGATCCCAAAAGAAGATGCCTATTCCGATGTTGATCTCATGCTGTGGAGTGAACTTGAGGTCATTGCTGCTGGTGTGAACTGGTCAGCAGAAAGATTTTGAGCCACCATGATTGTTCTTGTTGTTTCCGCCGTACCAGCTGGTCTTCGTGGAGATCTTACAAAATGGCTCATGGAGATCTCCCCTGGTGTTTTTGTAGGTAATCCCAGTGCTCGAATTCGGGATCTGTTGTGGGAGCGAACCACTGAGCTCAGCAAGGACGGGCGTGCACTGTTGATTTACTCGAGTAATAACGAGCAAGGCATGGAATACAGAACACATCGGCATGAATGGGAGCCCACAGATTTTGATGGGTTGACGCTGATGATGCGCC
The sequence above is drawn from the Corynebacterium rouxii genome and encodes:
- the cas6e gene encoding type I-E CRISPR-associated protein Cas6/Cse3/CasE, with the translated sequence MATFTKVLINPARRQGRKYLTNPHMLHAAVMHGFPPDCDTSTERILWRLDERGHEHILYVVGPEKPTIDHIVEEAGWDVRPPQSADYDRMLSQLTKGQKWNFELVANPTHTIPVQGGKRGKVVAHSTAATQLEWLHRKAESMGVSFGTLENSSAQVVGKKTLDFHRSRPNGEKGNRVHLVTARFSGQLEVVDSDKLRATLIGGVGRAKGYGCGLLTLARG
- the cas1e gene encoding type I-E CRISPR-associated endonuclease Cas1e, translated to MSATPSQSPLDRLLLPRMESRLSFLYVERAVINRDGNALTIKDQRGIAHVPATQLAVVLLGPGTKVTYAAMALLGDAGASVVWVGEKGVRYYAHGRPPAKTSRFAEAHARLWSNQRTRLRCARRMYDMRFPGEEISQLSLAQLRGREGARMKKIYAAEAQRTGVVWTRRNYDPQDFESGDPINRALTEGSAALYGIAHAVIVALGFIPSLGIVHTGTDRAFVYDIADLYKAEISIPAAFEAVAAIPSGDDLNVRARIRDKVVSTRLMQRMVHDLQDLMEIPKEDAYSDVDLMLWSELEVIAAGVNWSAERF
- the cas2e gene encoding type I-E CRISPR-associated endoribonuclease Cas2e, yielding MIVLVVSAVPAGLRGDLTKWLMEISPGVFVGNPSARIRDLLWERTTELSKDGRALLIYSSNNEQGMEYRTHRHEWEPTDFDGLTLMMRPDNTKPSSYQRRTGWSIARNVRKNRGK